Within the Enterococcus hirae ATCC 9790 genome, the region GCCGTCAGGATGGTTTCTCATTTTTAGAAGTCATACGACAACTACATCCTTCACCAGCTTTAGGCGGTGTTCCTAAACAGGCAGCCATTGATTGGATAGCGGAAAAAGAACCTATTGGGCGAGGGTTATACGGTGGTCCAATTGGCTGGTGTAGTTTAACTGAGGATGTTGGTGAATTTGCAGTTGGTATTCGTTCTGGAGTAGTGAGTGATACTGAGGTCCAGTTGTATGCTGGCTGTGGAATTGTGCCAGATTCAACGCCTGAAGCGGAATACTTAGAAACTGCTCTAAAATTTCAACCGATGATTCGAGGTGTAAAAGAATGACGAACACAAAAGAGCTGACTGCTTATTTATTAGCATTTATCCATGGATTGAAAGAAAGTGGATTAAAAGAAATGGTCATTAGCCCAGGATCACGCTCGACACCACTGGCCTTATTGGCTTATCGTGACCCGGAAATCAATTGCTATATCAATGTGGACGAGCGTTCGGCTGCTTTTTTTGCGCTTGGTTTAGCAAAAGCACAAAAGGAACCTGTTGGTCTGATTTGCACATCAGGAACTGCTGCAGCAAATTATTATCCAGCCATTTGTGAAGCTGAGGCGTCAAATGTTCCACTCGTTGTGTTGACCGCTGACCGTCCACCAGAGGCGCAAGGCGTAGGAGCACCACAAACGATAGATCAGCAACATTTGTATGGAAGCCATGTCAAAAAGTATATCGGAATGGCTTTGCCTGAAGAAGGAGAATCTTTTGAAAGATATGCGTTTTTTCAGGGTTGGGAGAGTGCGGCTGCTGCAATAAAAATTCCTAAAGGACCTGTACATGTGAATCTACCTTTTCGAGAACCTTTATTACCAGATTTGTCCCAATCATTTACACGTCATTATTCAAGAAAAGGGGAAACGATCAATAAAGTAACTTCCTTTTCGTTACCAGAACTTGATTCTTGGTTGACCAAAAAAGGGTTGATTATTGTTGGAAGAGAATTGACCACACAACAGGCAACGAAAATGATTGAACTAGCTGAAATCGTAGGATGGCCTATTCTTGGTGATCCACTTACAAATTTAGGAAATTGCGGGAAAGAAAGCGACAATTATATTTCTCATGTTGATTTGATCTTTGCCGATCAACGCTTAGAAACACCCGAAATCGTTTGGCAGTTTGGTAACTTGCCATTGGCCAAAAACCTCATGCTTTATTTAAATCAGTCAAAAGACCTGACTTATGTCATCATTGATGAAAGCGAATCTTGGAAAGACTGGTTACATCAAAGTAATTATGTTTTACCAATTGATCCACTGACGTTTTGTAGCATGGTTAAGAACATGAGCGATGAAGAATTTCATACTCATGCAGATAGAAACTGGTTATCCTATTGGCAAGAAAGAGCAAAGCTTGCCAGACAAACGATAGAAACAACCTTACCCTTAGATGCCTATAACGAAAGCAATGCTAGTAAGCGTCTTTTTCAATTGTTAAAGTTTGACGAAACACTCTTCTTGTCCAATAGTAATGCTATTCGTTTTATTGATCGCTACGCTGGTTTTTCAAAACAACGATTTTCAGTCTATGGGAATCGGGGAGTAAATGGTATTGACGGGATTGTTTCAACAGCTGCAGGTATTTGTGCGGCTAAGAAACAGCAGATGTTTTTGTTGATTGGTGACTTAGCTTTGTTTCATGATATGAATGGGTTACAAATAATCAAAGAACTTGAGCTGCCGGTGACTGTGATCGTTTTGAATAATAACGGGGGAGGTATCTTTTCTTTCCTTCCTCAAAGGGAATTAGATAACTCCTTTTTTGATCCTTTGTTTTCAACACCCTTACATCTAGACTTGGAGAAAGTGGCAGATCTCTACTGCGGCGCTTATAAAAAGCCCAAATCGCTGACTGAATTTGAACAAATAGTTTGTGAAAGTCGAGAAAGAATAGACAGTAAAGACAATAGAGAAGAGAAAGAAAATTCAACTTGGACGTTGATTGAAGTCGTTGGCGAACAAAAAGCACCAGCAGAGCTTTGGCAACACATGATTGAGGGATACGGTAATCGAAATGAGTGAGGGAAAAATAAAAATCAATGGTGTTAATTATGCTTATCGTTGGTTACAGCGAACATCTCCAATGAGACCTACTATCATTTGTTTACACGGATTTACCGGAACTTCCATGAGCTTTTCTTTGCCTTTTCAAGATTTAAATGTTTTAGCAATCGATTTGATCGGGCATGGTAAGACGGATGTTTATGTTCATCCTTATCGCTATAAGCTTCCATTACTTGTTCAAGATTTAGCACAATTGGTTTTGCAATTAAAGATCGATGCTTTTTATTTGTTGGGGTATTCCATGGGGGCCCGTACCGCGTTAACTTGGCTGATTGAACAACCAAAAGGAATTTTAGGCATCATTATGGAAAGTGGTACACCAGGCATCAGTTCGCTTAGCGAAAGACTCATACGTCAAAAAAAGATCTTTTATTAGCGCAAAAGATCATGACTGAACCATTGTCTGGTTTTGTGGATTATTGGGAATCGATTCCATTATTTGAAAGTCAAAAAGAACTACCTGATTCGACAAGAAGAAAGATTCGCCAAGGAAGACTTATGCAACAATCAATTGGTTTGGCGCTTAGTTTGATGTACATGGGAACTGGGCAACAGACGAATTACTGGCCATCGCTTAGAAATATCCAAAGACCGATCCTTTATATAGCAGGAGAATATGATACTAAGTTTCAAAAAATCGGAAAAAAATTGGTTGAAGAAAATAGTCTGTTTTCCATGGCGTTGGTTCCCAAAAGTGGACACTGTATTCATCTAGAACAGCCAACGAAATTTGTTTCCCTAGTAAATCAATGGATAATGGAGAAAGAAAAAAAGTGATACAAATTAGAAAAATCGAGCAATTACAACTTAAATTACCTTTGACTTCCCCTTTTGAAACGAGTTATGGAATTCTAACTGAAAAAGCGTTTGATTTATTGATAATCGAGGATGAATTAGGCAATCAAGGAGTAGGAGAGTTGGTTTCTTTCCAACAAGCGGACTATATTGAAGAAACGATCGACATGAGTCGCTTGATCATCAAAAATGAATTGATTCCTTTACTTACTATGTCTCCAATCAAAGAGCCTTTCGAAGTTCAGCGACGATTGACGAAAGTGCAAGGGAATTTTATGGCAAAAGCAGCCTTGGAAACAGCTATTTGGGATTTATATGCCAGACGAAAGAATGTCAGTTTCCGAGAAATTTTCAAAAGTACGAAAACAGAATTAGCAGTTGGGATTAGTTTAGGTATCCACACAGATTCTGCAAAATTGTTAAAACAAGCTCGAATGTATGTTTCTCAAGGCTATACGCGGTTGAAGTTAAAAATCAAACCAGATTACGATATCGAACCATTAACCTTATTACGAAAGGAATTTCCTCACTTGCTTTTGATGGCAGATGCCAATTCTGCTTATACATTAAAGGATCTACCGGTATT harbors:
- the menD gene encoding 2-succinyl-5-enolpyruvyl-6-hydroxy-3-cyclohexene-1-carboxylic-acid synthase, giving the protein MTNTKELTAYLLAFIHGLKESGLKEMVISPGSRSTPLALLAYRDPEINCYINVDERSAAFFALGLAKAQKEPVGLICTSGTAAANYYPAICEAEASNVPLVVLTADRPPEAQGVGAPQTIDQQHLYGSHVKKYIGMALPEEGESFERYAFFQGWESAAAAIKIPKGPVHVNLPFREPLLPDLSQSFTRHYSRKGETINKVTSFSLPELDSWLTKKGLIIVGRELTTQQATKMIELAEIVGWPILGDPLTNLGNCGKESDNYISHVDLIFADQRLETPEIVWQFGNLPLAKNLMLYLNQSKDLTYVIIDESESWKDWLHQSNYVLPIDPLTFCSMVKNMSDEEFHTHADRNWLSYWQERAKLARQTIETTLPLDAYNESNASKRLFQLLKFDETLFLSNSNAIRFIDRYAGFSKQRFSVYGNRGVNGIDGIVSTAAGICAAKKQQMFLLIGDLALFHDMNGLQIIKELELPVTVIVLNNNGGGIFSFLPQRELDNSFFDPLFSTPLHLDLEKVADLYCGAYKKPKSLTEFEQIVCESRERIDSKDNREEKENSTWTLIEVVGEQKAPAELWQHMIEGYGNRNE
- a CDS encoding alpha/beta fold hydrolase, encoding MSEGKIKINGVNYAYRWLQRTSPMRPTIICLHGFTGTSMSFSLPFQDLNVLAIDLIGHGKTDVYVHPYRYKLPLLVQDLAQLVLQLKIDAFYLLGYSMGARTALTWLIEQPKGILGIIMESGTPGISSLSERLIRQKKIFY
- a CDS encoding hydrolase protein, coding for MTEPLSGFVDYWESIPLFESQKELPDSTRRKIRQGRLMQQSIGLALSLMYMGTGQQTNYWPSLRNIQRPILYIAGEYDTKFQKIGKKLVEENSLFSMALVPKSGHCIHLEQPTKFVSLVNQWIMEKEKK
- the menC gene encoding o-succinylbenzoate synthase codes for the protein MQIRKIEQLQLKLPLTSPFETSYGILTEKAFDLLIIEDELGNQGVGELVSFQQADYIEETIDMSRLIIKNELIPLLTMSPIKEPFEVQRRLTKVQGNFMAKAALETAIWDLYARRKNVSFREIFKSTKTELAVGISLGIHTDSAKLLKQARMYVSQGYTRLKLKIKPDYDIEPLTLLRKEFPHLLLMADANSAYTLKDLPVLLKLDRLNLAMIEQPFNQRDFIEHAYLQKQLKTPICLDENIRTLNDVKTAHTLGSCRGINLKIPRVGGIAEALSIVTFCREHNLTVWLGGMFESGVGRCLNIQFASQNDFTFPGDISASDRYYYDDIIKNKACLTDGKLAVPLGKGNGAVLDQEKIERYCYKKELLFS